Proteins encoded by one window of Dokdonella sp.:
- a CDS encoding DsbC family protein, protein MKSRLSTLLAIVLAVPCVQSVHASDDNVRAAIKKLVPNAKVEKIEPSPITGYSQAIIGGQLVYVSNDGRYVLQGTLYDADAKIDLTAARMSREHVARLDAYPTDKRFVFKPKGAVKHRITVFTDIDCGYCRKMHQHIAEYNERGIQVDYLFFPRSGPGTASFDKAVSVWCAKDRNQAFTDAKAGQNPAPLKCDNPITEQYQLGLSVGVDGTPAVYAPDGSKIGGYLTPDQLQATLDRVAAMAKAGG, encoded by the coding sequence ATGAAATCCCGACTCTCCACCCTGCTCGCCATCGTCCTCGCGGTTCCGTGCGTGCAATCGGTCCATGCCAGCGACGACAACGTGCGCGCGGCGATCAAGAAACTCGTGCCGAACGCCAAGGTCGAGAAGATCGAGCCTTCGCCGATCACCGGCTACTCGCAGGCCATCATCGGTGGTCAGCTCGTCTACGTCAGCAATGACGGCCGCTATGTGCTGCAGGGCACGCTGTATGACGCGGATGCGAAGATCGACCTCACTGCCGCGCGCATGTCACGAGAGCATGTCGCCCGGCTCGATGCCTATCCGACAGACAAGCGTTTCGTGTTCAAGCCCAAGGGGGCGGTGAAGCACCGCATCACCGTTTTCACCGACATCGACTGCGGCTACTGCCGCAAGATGCACCAGCACATCGCCGAGTACAACGAACGCGGCATCCAGGTCGACTACCTTTTCTTCCCGCGCAGCGGTCCCGGCACGGCGTCGTTCGACAAGGCGGTGTCGGTATGGTGTGCGAAGGACCGCAACCAGGCCTTCACCGACGCCAAGGCCGGTCAGAATCCGGCGCCGCTCAAGTGCGACAACCCGATCACCGAGCAGTATCAGCTCGGCCTGTCGGTCGGCGTCGACGGCACCCCGGCCGTGTACGCGCCAGACGGCAGCAAGATCGGTGGCTACCTGACTCCCGACCAATTGCAGGCGACCCTCGACCGCGTTGCCGCGATGGCGAAGGCGGGAGGCTGA
- a CDS encoding DsbC family protein, translated as MSRLFPLFLLLLLPSAAAWAAQADAARAAMQKLAPMQQLKGFRLSALPGYYEGIIDGQVVYASLDGRYLIRGQIEDTARGENLSEASMAVRRLEVLAGVSDAQRLRYLPPRPRHRITVFTDVDCPYCKRLHAQIADYAALGIGIDYLFFPLAAHPDAHRKSVEVWCAPDRNAAYDAIMAGTTLERRQCANPVAATVAAGREIGVAATPTAIGPDGRVIPSAVLMSPHRLLDELNRIAMAGATAAAKEKTP; from the coding sequence ATGTCCAGGCTCTTTCCCCTCTTCCTTTTGCTGCTCCTGCCGAGCGCCGCGGCCTGGGCCGCGCAGGCCGATGCCGCGCGCGCGGCGATGCAGAAGCTCGCGCCGATGCAGCAGCTCAAGGGTTTCCGCCTCTCGGCCCTGCCGGGGTACTACGAAGGCATCATCGACGGCCAGGTCGTCTATGCGAGTCTGGACGGACGCTACCTGATCCGTGGCCAGATCGAGGACACCGCGCGCGGCGAGAATCTCAGCGAGGCGAGCATGGCCGTGCGTCGACTGGAGGTGCTTGCCGGCGTCAGCGATGCGCAACGCTTGCGCTACCTGCCGCCGAGGCCACGCCATCGCATCACCGTGTTCACCGATGTCGACTGCCCGTACTGCAAGCGCCTGCATGCGCAGATCGCAGACTACGCCGCGCTGGGCATCGGCATCGACTACCTGTTCTTTCCCTTGGCTGCGCACCCCGATGCTCATCGCAAGTCGGTCGAGGTGTGGTGTGCTCCGGACCGCAACGCCGCCTATGACGCGATCATGGCCGGCACGACGCTCGAGCGCCGCCAATGCGCCAACCCCGTCGCCGCCACGGTCGCCGCCGGCAGGGAGATCGGTGTGGCGGCGACACCGACGGCGATCGGCCCGGACGGACGCGTGATCCCTTCGGCGGTGCTGATGAGCCCGCATCGCCTGCTCGACGAGTTGAACCGCATCGCCATGGCGGGTGCCACGGCCGCTGCCAAGGAGAAAACCCCGTGA
- the lptG gene encoding LPS export ABC transporter permease LptG produces MTRPWRIVDSLIARSVLGAVLLVWLVLAGFDAMTILVGELNDIGKGGYTLAKAVSYTLLTMPRRLYEMFGHAALIGSLLGLGGLAGTGELTALRAAGLSKMRICASVVLALVALTAGVVVLGETLAPYGDQQAKALALAAKSKDVALAKGGSVWARDGDTVINAGSGRTLQTVEGPVIDLNRVRVFEFEAGGRLRVLSVASRATHAGGAWTLFDVRRTEFGATSATSTVQAQAHWTSAIDPDLLSLSIVKLDYLGLRDLARNIAYLERNGQDARNFRAAWWGRVFYPINVLVLAFCALPFAFGALRSGGLSKRLFVGIVLAIGFYFLQRAVVNMGTVYGLSPALANLLPPLLLIAAAGLYFRRKA; encoded by the coding sequence ATGACGCGGCCGTGGCGGATCGTCGACAGCCTGATCGCGCGTTCGGTGCTCGGCGCCGTGCTGCTGGTCTGGCTCGTGCTCGCCGGCTTCGATGCCATGACCATCCTCGTCGGCGAGCTGAACGACATCGGCAAGGGGGGATATACCCTGGCCAAGGCGGTCAGCTACACCTTGCTGACCATGCCGCGCCGTCTCTACGAGATGTTCGGTCATGCCGCGCTGATAGGTTCGCTGCTCGGACTGGGCGGGCTCGCCGGCACCGGCGAACTGACTGCCCTGCGCGCCGCCGGCCTGTCGAAGATGCGCATCTGCGCTTCGGTCGTGCTCGCCCTGGTTGCGCTGACTGCCGGTGTCGTCGTGCTTGGCGAGACGTTGGCACCCTATGGTGACCAGCAGGCCAAGGCGCTCGCCCTGGCGGCGAAATCGAAGGACGTCGCCCTCGCCAAGGGCGGCAGCGTTTGGGCGCGCGACGGCGACACCGTGATCAATGCCGGCAGCGGACGTACGCTGCAGACCGTCGAAGGTCCGGTAATCGACCTGAACCGCGTGCGCGTGTTCGAGTTCGAGGCTGGCGGGCGCCTGCGCGTGCTGTCGGTGGCGTCGCGCGCGACCCATGCGGGCGGGGCGTGGACCTTGTTCGATGTGCGCCGCACCGAGTTCGGCGCGACCTCCGCCACCAGCACCGTGCAGGCACAGGCACACTGGACCTCGGCGATCGATCCCGACCTGCTCTCGCTCAGCATCGTCAAGCTCGACTATCTCGGCCTGCGTGACCTCGCGCGCAACATCGCCTACCTCGAACGCAACGGTCAGGACGCGCGCAACTTCCGCGCGGCCTGGTGGGGCCGCGTTTTCTATCCAATCAACGTGCTCGTGCTGGCGTTCTGCGCGCTGCCGTTCGCGTTTGGCGCGCTGCGCAGCGGCGGCTTGTCCAAGCGCCTGTTCGTCGGCATCGTGCTGGCCATCGGCTTCTATTTTCTGCAGCGTGCCGTGGTCAACATGGGTACGGTCTACGGCCTGTCGCCGGCACTGGCGAACCTGTTGCCGCCACTGCTGCTGATTGCCGCTGCGGGGCTGTACTTCCGGCGAAAGGCGTAG
- the lptF gene encoding LPS export ABC transporter permease LptF → MLRILDRYLLRELVLSFAAVGAVLLLISLGDTVVAVLNQVTRGKVPAELMFTLIALRAVDGLNILLPLAVFLGVMLAYGRLYRDSEMAVLGASGLDITGLLRPLALLVLPLMLGLGLVSLWLAPSAVRLSQQLVAEANRSLLIAGLEAGRFVTLPGQEGVIYVGDMSADGTQFARMFVENEKLEADGRSQISIITAEKGELYRDTDGGNRYLALEDGFRVEGVPGQDDFRLLRFARNELRLPDNENTESSDSIKRAAPTRELWRSDEPLQQAELHWRLAPPLSVLVLTLLALPLSRSNPRQPRYGGLIVAILAYIVYANLLALGRSWLVQEKLSLAFGLWWVYLPTMAIALWLILRGQPLKRARKSRRVPA, encoded by the coding sequence GTGCTGCGCATTCTCGACCGCTACCTGCTGCGCGAGCTCGTCCTGAGCTTCGCTGCCGTCGGCGCCGTGCTGCTGCTGATCAGCCTAGGGGATACCGTGGTCGCCGTGCTCAACCAGGTCACGCGCGGCAAGGTGCCGGCCGAGTTGATGTTCACCCTGATCGCGCTGCGCGCGGTCGACGGCCTCAACATCCTTCTGCCGCTGGCCGTCTTCCTCGGGGTCATGCTCGCCTACGGACGCCTCTACCGCGACAGCGAAATGGCTGTGCTGGGCGCATCCGGGCTCGACATCACCGGACTGCTGCGCCCACTGGCCCTGCTCGTGCTGCCGCTGATGCTCGGCCTCGGCCTGGTGTCGTTGTGGCTGGCGCCGTCCGCCGTGCGGTTGTCGCAGCAGCTGGTCGCCGAAGCGAACCGTTCGCTGTTGATCGCCGGACTGGAAGCGGGTCGCTTCGTCACCCTGCCGGGCCAAGAAGGCGTCATCTATGTGGGCGACATGTCGGCTGATGGCACGCAGTTCGCGCGCATGTTCGTCGAGAACGAGAAGCTCGAAGCCGATGGCCGTTCGCAGATCAGCATCATCACCGCCGAAAAGGGCGAGCTCTACCGCGACACCGATGGGGGAAACCGTTACCTCGCCCTCGAGGACGGGTTCCGCGTCGAAGGTGTGCCGGGTCAGGACGATTTCCGCCTGTTGCGTTTCGCCCGCAACGAACTACGTCTGCCCGACAACGAGAACACGGAATCCAGCGACTCGATCAAGCGCGCCGCGCCGACGCGCGAGCTTTGGCGCAGTGACGAGCCACTGCAGCAGGCCGAGCTGCACTGGCGTCTGGCGCCGCCGCTGTCGGTGCTGGTGCTCACACTGCTCGCGCTGCCGCTGTCGCGTTCGAATCCGCGCCAACCGCGCTATGGCGGCCTGATCGTCGCCATCCTCGCCTACATCGTCTACGCCAATCTGCTGGCGCTCGGCCGTTCCTGGCTGGTCCAGGAGAAGCTTTCCCTCGCCTTTGGCCTGTGGTGGGTGTACTTGCCGACCATGGCAATCGCGCTCTGGCTGATCCTGCGAGGCCAGCCGCTCAAGCGCGCGCGCAAGTCGCGACGGGTGCCGGCATGA
- a CDS encoding RDD family protein, with protein sequence MNEPTPAPLWLRLAALGYDLLVLVAVWMLVAALVLLAFRGEVDVADQPPLYHFVLQASLLAATAGYFVISWTRVGQTIGMRAWRLRVVDAGNGRPPPVRHALLRFAVGLVSLLAAGLGFVWCVLQPDRRAWHDLAAGTRVERLKKPGLEIRD encoded by the coding sequence ATGAACGAACCCACTCCCGCCCCCCTGTGGTTGCGCCTGGCCGCGCTCGGCTACGACTTGCTCGTACTCGTCGCCGTGTGGATGCTGGTGGCCGCGCTGGTGCTGTTGGCCTTCCGTGGCGAGGTCGATGTCGCTGACCAACCACCGCTCTACCACTTCGTGTTGCAGGCTTCGCTGCTGGCGGCAACGGCTGGCTACTTCGTGATCTCGTGGACGCGCGTCGGCCAGACCATCGGCATGCGCGCCTGGCGGCTGCGCGTGGTCGATGCGGGCAATGGCCGGCCACCGCCGGTACGGCACGCGCTGCTGCGCTTCGCCGTCGGTCTGGTCTCGCTGCTTGCCGCCGGCCTCGGCTTCGTCTGGTGCGTGCTCCAACCAGACCGTCGCGCCTGGCATGACCTTGCGGCGGGTACGCGGGTGGAGCGATTGAAGAAACCGGGATTGGAGATTCGGGATTAG
- a CDS encoding DNA polymerase III subunit chi: protein MPRADFYLIDKPRFREDPLLLVCELAKRAFAAALPTLILARSQDQAEAIDAKLWEFDEDAFIPHQIAGDDDDAMTAVLIVPPGVDSSDRPLAINLRDTPALGRHERVLEVVAANPDDRSGSRERWRIYQQRGYDLAKHDM from the coding sequence ATGCCCCGCGCCGATTTCTACCTCATCGACAAGCCGCGCTTCCGCGAGGATCCGCTGCTGCTGGTCTGCGAACTGGCCAAGCGCGCCTTCGCCGCCGCGCTGCCGACGCTCATCCTCGCTCGGTCGCAGGATCAGGCCGAAGCCATCGACGCCAAACTCTGGGAGTTCGATGAGGACGCCTTCATCCCGCACCAGATCGCCGGCGACGACGACGATGCGATGACCGCCGTGCTGATCGTGCCGCCCGGCGTCGACAGCAGCGACCGCCCGCTGGCGATCAACCTGCGCGACACCCCTGCGCTAGGTCGCCATGAGCGCGTGCTCGAAGTGGTTGCCGCCAACCCGGACGACCGCAGCGGCTCGCGCGAACGTTGGCGCATCTACCAGCAGCGCGGCTACGACCTGGCCAAGCACGACATGTAG
- a CDS encoding leucyl aminopeptidase codes for MTLKFSQTTATPDAADVDCAIVGVFEDRSLSAAAARVDEASGGAIRRLIDSGDITGKIGSHALLHALPGIKAARVLVAGLGDPRKFDGAALRRATRDALAALRNSPVTSLASWLTELEVPGRDEAWKLRIAALAADHQNYRYTATFKSKDGTRAATLKSLALAGRDGAHALAEAEAIALGVRFARELGNLPPNICNPAHIAAQAQAFADSHDGVTCEVLEREAMQALGMGALLGVAQGSANAPKLIVLRWNGAGNGIKPYALVGKGITFDTGGISIKPGAGMEEMKFDMCGAAGVLGAFVAAVELKLPLNLVCIVAAVENMPDGNAYRPGDVLTSMSGTTIEVLNTDAEGRLILCDALTYAQRFDPQVIIDAATLTGACVVALGKHASGLMSADDELAAQLVAAGEASLDRAWRLPLWDDYQSQLESGFADVANIGGKYAGAITAGCFLSRFTNGQRWAHLDVAGTAWDEGRKGLATGRPVPLLVQYLVDRCT; via the coding sequence ATGACCCTGAAGTTCAGCCAGACCACCGCGACGCCGGACGCCGCCGACGTCGATTGCGCCATCGTCGGCGTGTTCGAGGACCGCAGCCTGAGCGCCGCCGCCGCGCGCGTCGATGAGGCCTCTGGCGGCGCAATCAGGCGCCTCATCGACAGCGGCGACATCACCGGCAAGATCGGCAGCCACGCCCTGCTGCACGCCCTGCCCGGCATCAAGGCGGCGCGCGTGCTGGTGGCCGGCCTCGGTGACCCACGCAAGTTCGATGGCGCCGCCTTGCGCCGTGCGACGCGTGACGCGCTCGCCGCACTGCGCAACTCGCCGGTCACGTCGCTGGCATCGTGGCTGACCGAACTCGAGGTGCCGGGCCGTGACGAAGCCTGGAAACTGCGCATCGCGGCGCTTGCCGCCGACCACCAGAATTACCGCTATACGGCCACCTTCAAGTCCAAGGACGGAACCCGTGCGGCGACGCTGAAGTCGCTCGCCCTCGCCGGCCGCGACGGCGCACACGCGCTGGCCGAGGCCGAGGCGATCGCGCTCGGCGTGCGCTTCGCGCGCGAACTCGGCAACCTGCCGCCGAACATCTGCAACCCCGCACACATCGCCGCGCAGGCGCAAGCTTTCGCCGACAGCCATGATGGCGTCACCTGCGAAGTGCTCGAACGTGAGGCCATGCAGGCACTGGGCATGGGCGCCCTGCTCGGCGTCGCCCAGGGCTCGGCGAACGCGCCGAAGCTGATCGTGCTGCGCTGGAACGGCGCCGGCAACGGCATCAAGCCATACGCACTGGTCGGCAAGGGCATCACCTTCGACACCGGCGGCATCTCGATCAAACCCGGCGCCGGCATGGAAGAGATGAAATTCGACATGTGCGGCGCGGCCGGCGTGCTCGGCGCCTTCGTCGCCGCGGTCGAGCTGAAGCTGCCGCTCAACCTGGTCTGCATCGTCGCCGCGGTCGAGAACATGCCTGATGGCAATGCCTACCGCCCGGGCGACGTCTTGACCAGCATGTCCGGCACGACCATCGAGGTGCTCAACACCGATGCCGAGGGCCGCCTGATCCTGTGCGACGCGCTGACCTATGCGCAACGCTTCGACCCGCAGGTCATCATCGATGCGGCAACCCTGACCGGGGCCTGCGTGGTCGCGCTCGGCAAGCATGCGAGCGGGCTGATGAGCGCGGACGACGAACTGGCTGCGCAGTTGGTTGCCGCCGGCGAGGCCTCGCTCGACCGTGCCTGGCGTCTGCCGTTGTGGGACGACTACCAGTCGCAGCTCGAGTCGGGCTTCGCCGACGTCGCCAACATCGGCGGCAAGTATGCCGGTGCGATCACCGCCGGCTGCTTCCTTTCGCGCTTCACCAACGGCCAGCGCTGGGCCCACCTCGACGTCGCCGGCACGGCCTGGGACGAGGGCCGCAAGGGTCTCGCCACCGGTCGCCCGGTGCCACTGCTCGTGCAATACCTGGTCGACCGCTGCACATGA
- a CDS encoding DsbC family protein: MTPARSIPFSWAMPFLTLVTGTVAAATPEEIVGATMLKLAPQIKVDVVQEASAPGFYEAIVGSQFVYVSKDGRFVFDGSVFDASNARDMTEVARAKQRQATLARIGVDKRIIYGPAKPKHRVIVFTDIDCPFCRRFHQQMERYNELGITVEYVFMPLDSHPDAARKSMAVWCAQDRKAALTAAMNGADVGNDTACANPVAETGRLSREMGITHTPTVLAADGTRVSPQAAMVPDQLLAELDRLAQAPVATK; this comes from the coding sequence GTGACGCCTGCTCGATCCATCCCGTTCAGCTGGGCCATGCCGTTCCTCACGTTGGTCACCGGCACGGTCGCGGCGGCCACGCCGGAGGAAATCGTCGGTGCGACCATGCTCAAGCTGGCCCCGCAGATCAAGGTCGATGTGGTGCAGGAGGCGAGCGCGCCGGGCTTCTACGAAGCGATCGTCGGCAGCCAGTTCGTCTACGTCAGCAAGGATGGCCGCTTCGTCTTTGATGGCAGCGTGTTCGACGCCAGCAATGCGCGCGACATGACCGAGGTTGCCCGTGCGAAGCAGCGCCAGGCCACGCTTGCGCGGATCGGTGTGGACAAGCGCATCATCTACGGTCCGGCCAAGCCGAAGCACAGGGTGATCGTGTTCACCGACATCGACTGCCCGTTCTGCCGGCGCTTCCACCAGCAGATGGAGCGCTACAACGAGCTTGGTATCACTGTTGAATACGTGTTCATGCCGCTCGACAGCCATCCGGACGCCGCCCGCAAGTCCATGGCCGTGTGGTGCGCCCAGGATCGCAAGGCCGCGCTGACTGCGGCGATGAACGGTGCCGATGTAGGCAACGACACGGCTTGCGCCAATCCCGTGGCCGAAACCGGCCGCCTCTCGCGCGAGATGGGCATCACCCACACGCCGACCGTGCTCGCCGCCGACGGCACGCGTGTATCGCCGCAGGCGGCGATGGTTCCCGATCAGCTCCTTGCCGAACTCGACCGTCTGGCCCAGGCTCCGGTTGCGACGAAATGA
- the purL gene encoding phosphoribosylformylglycinamidine synthase, with the protein MIVLDGQPALSTFRIDRQNAALARVGGTCRLVAARHVYFVEPQAGAAPDPARLAGILDGVAGEPQPATLWVVPRLGTISPWSSKATDILRGCGFAVARVERGTAFELDPAPAPGSAAWAAVVAVLHDPMTQSVVTDRAALPRLFEVGPAGALERIALGGDAVAALDAANVRLGLALAADEIRYLAASYAALGRDPSDAELMMFAQANSEHCRHKVFNAAFTLDGEAQEKSLFAMIRNTHALAPAHTLSAYKDNAAVVAGFEAQRFFADPATGVYAAHGEATPYAIKVETHNHPTAISPFAGAATGAGGEIRDEGATGRGGKPKAGLTGFSVSHLRIPSLPQPWEPERPLPPRFATPLEIMRDGPIGAAAFNNEFGRPCLGGYFRTFEQGTDEAGLRRGYDKPIMIAGGLANLRPGDVEKRELAEGDAVIVLGGPAMLIGLGGGAASSMAAGTSSAELDFASVQRDNAEMERRCQEVIDACWARGVANPIVSIHDVGAGGLSNAIPELLNDSGVGGVLDLARIPCADPQLSPMQIWCNESQERYVLGVRPSDLAAFEAICVRERCPFAVIGHATTERRLLLSDSRFPNPDSRLHPIDLPLDVLFGKPPRMQRDARRVARRLSVVADTEGIELEQAVERVLAFPAVASKAFLVTIGDRSVGGLCARDPMVGPWQVPVADCAVMLNDFAGHAGEAMAMGERTPLALLSATASARMAVGEALSNLAAAPVKLDEIRLSANWMAAIDHPGEDADLYDAVHALGMELCPALGLSIPVGKDSLSMQVRYTDGDGVQQRTVSPVSLIVTAFARCADVRRALTPQLVLDAGDSELWLIDLGQGRGRLGGSVLTQVFNRAGDLPPDVDDPARLRAYFDLIQQANHDGLLLAYHDRSDGGAIVTLVEMAFAGHCGLDVDLDGWADNTLRALFNEELGGVVQVRTRDREAFRALLQAHGLERCAHVVARPVAKPRLRLRQDGEPVANWSWRKLMATWSATSHAMQCLRDNPDCADAELDWRCDEEDAGIVPKLSFDPDDDIAAPYIASGTRPRVAILRDQGVNGQVEMAAAFTRAGFEAVDVHMSDLQAGRHRLDGFTGLAACGGFSYGDVLGAGRGWAASILYNERLREQFAAFFADPAHFALGVCNGCQMLSQLKDIIPGAQAWPRFERNASEQYEARFVTLEVGETDSIFLRDMAGSRIPVVVAHGEGRVSFADPAQAKRQRACLRYVDGHGRATERFPLNPNGSPGGAAGFSAADGRVTILMPHPERVHRSAQMSWAPKAWGDASPWMRLFRNARAWVG; encoded by the coding sequence ATGATCGTTCTCGACGGCCAGCCGGCCCTGTCCACGTTCCGCATCGACCGGCAGAACGCCGCGCTCGCGCGGGTCGGCGGCACTTGCCGCCTGGTCGCAGCGCGCCACGTGTACTTCGTCGAGCCGCAAGCAGGCGCGGCGCCCGATCCCGCGCGCCTCGCCGGCATCCTCGATGGCGTGGCGGGCGAGCCGCAGCCGGCCACGCTGTGGGTCGTGCCGCGTCTCGGCACCATCTCGCCATGGTCGAGCAAGGCCACCGACATCCTGCGCGGCTGCGGTTTCGCGGTCGCGCGTGTCGAGCGTGGCACGGCCTTCGAGCTGGACCCTGCACCCGCACCGGGCTCGGCGGCCTGGGCGGCCGTGGTCGCTGTCCTGCACGATCCGATGACGCAATCGGTGGTGACCGACAGAGCGGCCTTGCCGCGCCTGTTCGAGGTCGGTCCCGCCGGCGCACTCGAACGCATCGCCCTCGGCGGCGATGCCGTGGCTGCGCTGGATGCGGCCAATGTGCGCCTCGGTCTCGCCCTCGCCGCAGACGAGATCCGCTATCTGGCTGCAAGCTACGCCGCGCTCGGCCGCGATCCGAGCGATGCCGAGCTGATGATGTTCGCCCAGGCGAATTCCGAGCACTGCCGGCACAAGGTGTTCAACGCGGCGTTCACGCTCGATGGCGAGGCGCAGGAGAAATCGCTGTTCGCGATGATCCGCAACACGCATGCGCTGGCACCCGCGCACACGCTGTCGGCGTACAAGGACAATGCCGCCGTCGTGGCCGGCTTCGAGGCGCAGCGCTTCTTCGCTGATCCGGCCACCGGTGTTTACGCCGCGCATGGCGAGGCGACGCCTTACGCCATCAAGGTCGAGACGCACAACCACCCGACCGCGATCTCTCCGTTCGCCGGCGCGGCCACTGGTGCCGGCGGCGAGATCCGCGACGAAGGTGCGACCGGGCGTGGCGGCAAGCCGAAGGCCGGGCTTACCGGCTTCAGCGTGTCGCACCTGCGCATCCCGTCATTGCCGCAGCCGTGGGAGCCCGAGCGCCCGCTGCCGCCGCGATTTGCCACCCCGCTGGAGATCATGCGTGACGGTCCGATCGGCGCGGCGGCGTTCAACAACGAGTTTGGCCGCCCCTGCCTCGGGGGCTACTTCCGCACGTTCGAGCAGGGCACCGACGAGGCCGGCCTGCGCCGTGGCTACGACAAGCCGATCATGATCGCCGGCGGACTTGCCAACCTGCGCCCCGGCGATGTCGAAAAGCGCGAACTCGCCGAGGGCGACGCGGTGATCGTGCTCGGCGGTCCGGCCATGCTGATCGGCCTCGGCGGTGGCGCGGCCTCGTCGATGGCGGCCGGCACCAGCTCGGCCGAACTCGACTTCGCCTCCGTGCAGCGCGACAACGCCGAGATGGAGCGGCGCTGCCAGGAAGTCATCGATGCCTGCTGGGCGCGCGGCGTGGCCAATCCGATCGTGTCGATCCACGACGTCGGTGCCGGCGGTTTGTCCAATGCGATTCCTGAACTGCTCAACGATTCCGGCGTTGGCGGCGTGCTCGATCTCGCACGCATTCCGTGCGCCGATCCGCAGCTTTCGCCGATGCAGATCTGGTGCAACGAGTCGCAGGAGCGCTACGTGCTCGGCGTGCGTCCGTCCGACCTTGCCGCGTTCGAGGCGATCTGCGTACGCGAACGCTGTCCGTTCGCCGTGATAGGCCATGCGACGACGGAGCGCCGCCTTCTGCTGTCCGATTCCCGATTCCCGAATCCCGATTCCCGGCTTCATCCCATCGATCTTCCGCTCGATGTCCTTTTCGGCAAGCCACCGCGCATGCAGCGCGATGCACGCCGCGTCGCCCGTCGCCTGTCGGTCGTCGCCGATACCGAGGGCATCGAGCTCGAGCAGGCGGTCGAGCGCGTGCTCGCCTTTCCGGCCGTGGCCAGCAAGGCCTTCCTCGTCACCATCGGCGACCGCAGCGTCGGTGGTCTGTGCGCACGCGATCCGATGGTCGGGCCATGGCAGGTGCCGGTGGCCGATTGCGCGGTCATGCTCAACGATTTCGCCGGTCATGCCGGTGAGGCGATGGCGATGGGCGAGCGCACGCCGCTGGCCCTGCTCAGCGCCACGGCCTCCGCACGCATGGCGGTCGGCGAGGCGTTGAGCAATCTCGCCGCGGCGCCGGTGAAACTGGATGAAATCCGGCTATCGGCGAACTGGATGGCCGCGATCGACCATCCGGGCGAGGATGCCGATCTCTATGACGCCGTGCATGCGCTAGGCATGGAATTGTGTCCCGCGCTCGGCCTGTCGATCCCGGTCGGCAAGGATTCGCTGTCGATGCAGGTGCGCTACACCGATGGCGATGGCGTGCAGCAGCGGACCGTGTCGCCGGTCTCGCTGATCGTCACCGCGTTCGCGCGCTGCGCCGACGTGCGCCGCGCGCTGACGCCGCAGCTCGTGCTCGACGCGGGCGACAGCGAGCTGTGGCTGATCGACCTCGGTCAGGGCCGAGGTCGCCTTGGCGGTTCGGTGCTGACCCAGGTGTTCAACCGCGCCGGCGACCTGCCGCCCGATGTCGATGACCCGGCACGCCTGCGTGCATATTTCGACCTCATCCAGCAGGCCAACCATGATGGCTTGCTGCTCGCGTACCATGACCGCAGCGATGGTGGTGCGATCGTCACCCTCGTCGAGATGGCCTTCGCCGGTCATTGCGGCCTCGATGTCGACCTCGACGGCTGGGCCGACAACACGCTGCGCGCCTTGTTCAACGAGGAGCTCGGCGGCGTCGTGCAGGTGCGCACGCGCGACCGCGAGGCATTCCGCGCGCTGCTGCAGGCGCACGGCCTGGAGCGCTGCGCGCACGTGGTCGCGCGCCCGGTCGCCAAACCGCGCCTGCGCCTGCGCCAGGACGGCGAGCCGGTGGCGAACTGGTCGTGGCGGAAGTTGATGGCGACCTGGTCGGCGACCAGCCACGCCATGCAGTGCCTGCGCGACAACCCTGATTGCGCAGATGCTGAACTGGACTGGCGCTGCGACGAGGAAGACGCGGGCATCGTGCCGAAACTGAGTTTCGATCCCGACGACGACATCGCCGCACCGTATATCGCGAGCGGCACCCGTCCGCGCGTGGCGATCCTGCGCGACCAGGGCGTCAACGGCCAGGTCGAGATGGCTGCCGCATTCACGCGCGCTGGTTTCGAGGCCGTCGACGTGCACATGAGTGACCTGCAGGCCGGCCGACATCGCCTCGACGGCTTCACTGGCTTGGCCGCCTGTGGTGGCTTCAGCTACGGCGACGTGCTGGGTGCCGGCCGTGGCTGGGCCGCGTCGATCCTCTACAACGAGCGCTTGCGCGAGCAGTTCGCCGCGTTCTTCGCCGATCCCGCACATTTCGCACTTGGCGTGTGCAATGGCTGCCAGATGCTCTCGCAGCTGAAGGACATCATCCCCGGCGCCCAGGCCTGGCCGCGTTTCGAGCGCAATGCCTCCGAGCAGTACGAAGCGCGCTTCGTCACCCTGGAAGTCGGCGAAACCGATTCGATCTTCCTGCGCGACATGGCGGGTTCGCGCATCCCGGTAGTGGTCGCGCATGGCGAAGGCCGCGTCAGTTTTGCCGATCCGGCCCAGGCGAAACGTCAGCGTGCCTGCCTGCGCTACGTCGACGGCCACGGGCGCGCGACCGAGCGTTTCCCGCTCAATCCAAACGGCTCGCCGGGTGGCGCCGCCGGTTTCAGTGCCGCCGATGGCCGCGTCACCATTCTCATGCCACATCCCGAGCGCGTGCACCGCAGCGCGCAGATGAGCTGGGCGCCGAAGGCGTGGGGCGACGCCTCGCCGTGGATGCGCCTGTTCCGCAATGCGCGCGCGTGGGTGGGCTGA